One Tumebacillus sp. BK434 genomic window carries:
- a CDS encoding MOSC domain-containing protein — protein MEKMVVAAVSSSASHTFSKPTQDSIQLLAGLGVAGDAHLGKTVKHRSRVQQDPTQPNLRQVHLIHEELFVDLQSKGYTVSAGQLGENVTTRGVDLLGLPTGARLYLGETAIVEITGLRNPCAQLDRFQPGLMQAVLDQDASGNLIRKAGVMAIVLEGGEVRAGDAIRIELPPEPHRPLERV, from the coding sequence ATGGAAAAAATGGTAGTTGCAGCGGTGAGCAGCAGCGCTTCACATACATTCAGCAAGCCCACCCAGGACAGCATCCAGCTTTTGGCCGGGCTCGGTGTAGCAGGGGATGCGCATTTGGGGAAGACGGTGAAGCACCGTTCGCGGGTGCAGCAAGACCCGACACAGCCTAATTTGCGGCAAGTGCATTTGATCCACGAGGAACTGTTCGTGGATCTGCAGAGCAAAGGCTACACCGTCTCCGCCGGACAGCTGGGAGAGAACGTGACGACGCGCGGCGTGGATCTGCTGGGCTTGCCGACGGGGGCGCGCCTGTATCTTGGAGAGACAGCGATTGTGGAGATCACGGGGCTGCGCAATCCTTGTGCGCAGCTGGATCGCTTTCAGCCGGGACTGATGCAGGCGGTGCTGGATCAAGATGCGTCAGGCAATCTCATCCGCAAGGCCGGCGTGATGGCTATCGTGCTGGAGGGCGGTGAGGTGCGGGCGGGGGACGCGATACGGATTGAATTGCCCCCTGAGCCGCATCGGCCGCTGGAGCGGGTATGA
- a CDS encoding ankyrin repeat domain-containing protein gives MKKKNKAIGGMIVACLVLGLIIWDRDVSQAEQSFVEKAANNYMSEVQAELSNGMDVEVRGEYGETALIAASYRGHMQLAEFLLRSGADPNATDDNGSTALHGATANGHLEIVKLLLAYHAQPNVADKTDGRYPMIDAAMMGTPEMIQVLAEGGASLNVSTKNGRTALHWAVDNLRTENVRFLVNNGANLRPIDNTGKTALDYAKEKHHDEIIQLLEQ, from the coding sequence ATGAAGAAAAAAAATAAAGCCATCGGCGGCATGATCGTTGCGTGCCTCGTGCTTGGCCTGATCATCTGGGATCGAGACGTATCACAAGCGGAACAAAGTTTTGTGGAGAAAGCCGCCAATAATTACATGTCCGAGGTGCAAGCCGAACTCTCGAACGGCATGGACGTGGAGGTGCGAGGAGAATACGGGGAAACCGCATTGATCGCTGCCTCCTATCGAGGCCACATGCAGTTGGCAGAATTCCTGTTGCGATCCGGAGCGGACCCCAACGCAACCGACGATAACGGCTCGACCGCCTTGCACGGCGCAACGGCCAACGGCCATCTCGAGATCGTAAAGCTCTTGCTTGCATATCACGCCCAACCAAACGTCGCCGACAAAACGGATGGCCGCTACCCGATGATCGACGCGGCGATGATGGGGACGCCCGAAATGATTCAGGTCTTGGCAGAAGGCGGTGCCAGCCTCAACGTGAGTACAAAAAATGGCCGCACAGCGTTGCACTGGGCGGTAGATAACTTGCGGACAGAGAACGTGCGCTTTCTCGTCAACAACGGGGCCAACCTGCGACCCATCGATAACACAGGTAAAACCGCCTTGGACTACGCCAAGGAAAAACACCACGACGAGATCATCCAACTGCTGGAGCAATAA
- a CDS encoding GNAT family N-acetyltransferase, whose product MIRPATQADFQPAIKLIYSTIGKIGNTLAGSDQPAEVTRILEEFFQQKGNRLSYENTLVKEQDGRVVGVLVSYHGSRTAELDQPFLDRLIDQTGDPSLTITKEAQDDEYYLDTIAVSSEYEGRGYGKELMRAFEAKAHAEQHHKLALLVEKDNERAYRLYEKTGFRVDGELTVSGYRFYHMVKLI is encoded by the coding sequence ATGATCCGTCCAGCAACTCAAGCAGACTTTCAACCGGCCATCAAACTGATCTACTCAACCATTGGGAAAATAGGCAATACGCTCGCAGGTTCGGACCAGCCTGCAGAGGTCACACGAATCCTCGAAGAATTCTTTCAGCAAAAGGGCAACCGTCTCAGCTATGAAAACACGCTCGTCAAAGAACAAGACGGGCGTGTCGTGGGCGTCCTCGTATCGTACCACGGCAGCCGGACTGCCGAGCTTGACCAACCGTTCCTCGACCGCTTGATCGATCAAACTGGCGACCCAAGCCTTACGATCACCAAAGAAGCACAGGACGATGAATATTACCTCGACACGATCGCCGTATCTTCTGAATACGAAGGACGCGGCTATGGCAAGGAACTGATGCGAGCGTTCGAAGCAAAGGCACATGCTGAGCAGCATCACAAACTGGCACTGCTCGTTGAAAAAGACAATGAGCGTGCGTACCGTCTCTACGAAAAAACGGGCTTTCGCGTCGATGGCGAATTGACGGTCAGCGGCTATCGGTTTTACCATATGGTGAAACTTATCTGA
- a CDS encoding copper amine oxidase N-terminal domain-containing protein: protein MFITKYKQLFAGILIGSVIAGVSVASADQSITAYLSPIKFTFDGEAKKLPEGYAVLTYKDRTYVPARFVAEELGANVEWINATQTVAIRTGLPTPPSQACGTPTIKGNISSSGEKIYHVPGGQYYEATKAEEMFCTKEEAVAAGYRASLR, encoded by the coding sequence ATGTTTATAACGAAGTACAAACAACTGTTTGCAGGCATTCTCATTGGCAGTGTCATTGCAGGCGTCAGTGTTGCTTCGGCAGACCAAAGTATCACCGCCTATTTGAGCCCGATCAAGTTTACTTTTGACGGTGAAGCGAAGAAGTTGCCGGAAGGTTATGCTGTGCTTACTTATAAGGATCGTACATACGTGCCTGCGCGTTTCGTCGCAGAAGAGCTTGGTGCAAACGTCGAGTGGATCAATGCAACCCAAACGGTTGCAATTCGAACCGGACTGCCAACACCGCCAAGTCAAGCTTGTGGAACACCTACGATCAAAGGAAACATCAGCAGTTCGGGAGAGAAAATCTACCATGTGCCTGGTGGTCAATACTACGAAGCAACAAAAGCTGAGGAGATGTTCTGCACGAAAGAAGAAGCAGTGGCAGCCGGCTATCGTGCCTCGTTGCGGTAG